A genomic stretch from Aedes albopictus strain Foshan chromosome 2, AalbF5, whole genome shotgun sequence includes:
- the LOC109419018 gene encoding mucin-1-like, with the protein MPAISPPHCGSGSPPSTPPLANSTPADQVSTPNCGPGSPVSSPFGNTTPSWANDSLNGLANWIHSVDTPDKPPTNLDTDSDSIMIEETTTKPKTTESKEEKSGSSATVHRPVQSKPEPETESKPIAGPKDFKSLFLDTSMLMAIYEKPEKPSLPKPSKDRLSLKKRIPMRLASEDQIGNDNGSPGPSSVADPDRHTNNPEVTPNPVSQPGRRNATLLSSKESTPKPVRQPGRRNAMLLSSEDESTPKPLSVQRSAHKQPGNDAQPGQPAGPSKLPLSVQRPVQRPLPLFCHIV; encoded by the exons ATGCCGGCAATTTCACCGCCGCACTGTGGTTCGGGTAGCCCGCCGTCAACACCACCATTGGCCAACTCAACACCGGCAGACCAAGTATCGACGCCGAATTGTGGTCCGGGCAGCCCGGTGTCTTCACCATTTGGCAACACTACGCCAAGTTGGGCAAATGACAGTCTGAATGGACTGGCGAATTGGATCCACTCGGTCGACACTCCGGACAAACCACCGacgaatctggacacagattctgaTTCCATAATGATCGAGGAAACCACCAC CAAACCCAAGACAACAGAATCAAAAGAGGAGAAATCAGGATCCAGTGCGACAGTCCACAGACCGGTGCAGTCGAAACCCGAGCCGGAAACGGAATCAAAGCCGATAGCTGGGCCAAAGGACTTCAAATCGCTGTTTCTTGACACGTCGATGTTGATGGCCATCTATGAAAAACCCGAGAAACCCTCACTGCCAAAACCTAGCAAGGATAGGTTGTCGTTGAAGAAACG GATTCCAATGCGTTTGGCATCGGAGGACCAAATCGGCAATGATAACGGATCGCCGGGTCCGTCCAGTGTCGCAGATCCAGATCGGCATACAAACAACCCGGAAGTGACGCCCAACCCGGTCAGCCAGCCGGGCCGCCGGAATGCAACGCTTTTGTCATCGAAGGAATCGACGCCCAAGCCGGTCAGACAGCCGGGCCGCCGGAATGCAATGCTTTTGTCCTCGGAGGACGAATCGACGCCCAAGCCATTGTCCGTACAGCGATCGGCACACAAACAACCCGGTAATGACGCCCAACCCGGTCAACCAGCCGGGCCGTCAAAACTACCATTGTCCGTCCAGCGTCCCGTCCAGCGTCCACTACcattgttttgtcatatagtatag